A single region of the Melopsittacus undulatus isolate bMelUnd1 chromosome 10, bMelUnd1.mat.Z, whole genome shotgun sequence genome encodes:
- the SKP1 gene encoding S-phase kinase-associated protein 1, whose protein sequence is MPSIKLQSSDGEIFEVDVEIAKQSVTIKTMLEDLGMDDEGDDDPVPLPNVNAAILKKVIQWCTHHKDDPPPPEDDENKEKRTDDIPVWDQEFLKVDQGTLFELILAANYLDIKGLLDVTCKTVANMIKGKTPEEIRKTFNIKNDFTEEEEAQVRKENQWCEEK, encoded by the exons ATGCCTTCAATTAAACTGCAGAGTTCAGATGGAGAAATCTTTGAAGTTGATGTTGAAATTGCAAAGCAGTCTGTAACTATAAAGACTATGCTGGAAG ATTTGGGGATGGATGATGAAGGTGATGATGACCCAGTCCCTCTTCCAAACGTTAATGCAGCTATCCTGAAAAAG GTGATTCAGTGGTGCACCCACCACAAGGATGATCCACCTCCTCCTGAGGATGATGAGAACAAAGAGAAGCGAACAGATGACATCCCTGTGTGGGATCAAGAGTTTCTGAAAGTAGACCAAGGAACGCTGTTTGAACTTATCCTG GCTGCGAATTACCTGGACATCAAAGGCTTGCTTGATGTCACGTGCAAGACAGTTGCAAACATGATCAAGGGGAAAACTCCAGAAGAAATTCGCAAGACATTCAACATCAAGAATGACTTcactgaggaggaggaagcacag GTACGCAAAGAGAACCAGTGGTGTGAAGAGAAGTGA